The Bifidobacteriaceae bacterium genomic sequence AACGAGATCAAACGAGACGTTCTTGGCGTGGATTGGGAACTGTTGGAGGAGCGCGGCGCGATCAACGGGACGGCCGCCGCGCAGATGGCGATCGGGATCCGTCGAGTCATGGGGGCCGACGTGGGCATTGCCACGACCGGCGTGGCGGGGCCGGATCCGGCGGATGGGGCGCTGCCGGGAACCGCTTTCGTCGCCTGTTCATGGGCAAAAGATGAACCAGCTGTTCGAGCGTTGCGCCTTGACGGAGGCCGCGCGCAGGTGCGGACACAGGTGGTCACGCGCGCGCTCGAACTGGCCGAGGCGACCATCCGCCAGACTGCGGGAATATAGGATTAGCTCATGGCGTTTACCCCGATGATGAACAGCCAACGCATGACACCGATCAGGCCCACGAATCAAGCGGAGGGTCTGAAGCGGTACCGTTTAACCAGCCAAACACAATCCAAAGCGAGCCCGGTCGAGAAGGGGGGTGCGAAGCCGATGGTCCTGTTGCGAAGCGAACTGGGCAGTGTGCTGAGGTCGAATCGCCTCCGTCAACGGCGCACCCTGCGTGACGTGTCGGCGGCCGCCAAAGTCTCCCTCGGTTATCTGAGCGAAGTCGAGCGCGGCCAGAAGGAGGCGAGTTCGGAGCTTCTCGCCTCTATCTGCGACGCGTTGGGCACGCCTTTGTGGGCCACTCTGCGCGAAGTGTCAGACCGTTTGGCCGGGCAAGACGTGCACTGGGTTCCGGACACGCCGGAGGCCCTATTCGAAGACGAGTTGGCCGGGGTTCGCTAAAGCACCTCTTCAATTCGGAATTGACCTGAGCGCTGGGCGCCACCTGTGGGTGGCGCCCAGCGTCGTTTAAGCGCCCAGTGCCTGATCGGGTTGGCGTCAACTTGGTTGGCAGGTTGGGCAATAGAACGCCGGGCGGTCGAGGGGCGGCACTCCCACCCGCATGACCGCGATGGGCGTGGAGCAGCGGCGGCACGGTTGCCGTTCGCGGCCGTGCACCAGGCTGGTCTGGCCGTGGCCGGTCAGGCCCGTGGCCGTTGGCGTGCGCGCTTCGACCGAACGCCACAGCAGCCGCCGCGCGCAGGTCAACAGCCCGGGGATGTCCGGCACTTGGGCGGCGGCCCTGTCGGGCCTGACCCGCCATTCGAACAGCGACTCGGCCATGTAAATGGTGCCGATCCCGGC encodes the following:
- a CDS encoding CinA family protein; the encoded protein is MSPFRNIGGLDNEMRAVALVNLLREHELTVATAESLTGGLVSAVIVDVPGASTVLRGAVVAYANEIKRDVLGVDWELLEERGAINGTAAAQMAIGIRRVMGADVGIATTGVAGPDPADGALPGTAFVACSWAKDEPAVRALRLDGGRAQVRTQVVTRALELAEATIRQTAGI